One Anabas testudineus chromosome 15, fAnaTes1.2, whole genome shotgun sequence genomic window carries:
- the vstm4a gene encoding V-set and transmembrane domain-containing protein 4a yields MYFSVVVLVLTKALLTEVCHALNVTVTPGPVVMVTEKDNLTLSCLVSQRKRSSSTLILRWFFSPLPAPSITPPPFCPPPSPNAHEPCQFLVVRMGIKKMKQYGNYTRHFPEPKFRLYEETEGEVYRLRIINVTMVDQGFYTCRVQEIRQHRNTWKASSNGTSTTQLTVHFTLEDGSSEGLWRLFADVYLCAVLICSLGLLSIFLFTLVLTCQYFYRRHRLKTSYLLVKCPESSSGETVTSSSSSSSSSPRAQRKDNIQKTQRRATVTPPKLPEEPPPHIPAKVPVAAKRPQKPRRLKTQPRRSAAPRVSLEDSLTYAELELVRPRSEPPASSSPDPTPSSPDTVYAQILFQEKQI; encoded by the exons ATGTACTTCTCTGTAGTGGTCCTTGTCCTGACTAAGGCTCTACTCACAG AGGTATGTCACGCCCTAAATGTGACAGTGACCCCTGGGCCGGTTGTCATGGTAACAGAGAAAGACAACTTGACACTGTCCTGTCTGGTAtctcagaggaagaggagcagcagcacgCTCATCCTTCGCTggttcttctctcctcttcctgctccctCTATCACGCCTCCTCCCTTCTGCCCACCCCCCTCTCCCAACGCACACGAGCCCTGTCAGTTTCTCGTTGTGAGGATGGGTataaagaaaatgaagcagTACGGGAATTATACCCGTCACTTCCCCGAGCCAAAGTTTCGTCTCTATgaggaaacagagggagaggtATACAGGTTGCGGATTATAAACGTGACAATGGTTGACCAGGGTTTCTACACCTGTAGAGTTCAGGAGATCCgccaacacagaaacacatggaAAGCATCATCCAatggtaccagcaccacacagctCACAG TGCACTTTACTCTTGAGGACGGTAGCAGTGAAGGACTGTGGCGTCTATTTGCAG atgtgtatctgtgtgctgTGCTGATCTGCTCACTGGGCCTGCTGTCCATTTTCCTGTTCACTCTGGTTCTCACTTGCCAGTACTTTTACAGAAGACACAGGCTTAAAA CCAGTTATCTTTTGGTCAAGTGTCCAGAAAGCAG CTCAGGCGAGACTGTAACCAGCTCTAGCAGTTCGTCCAGTTCCTCCCCAAGAGCACAAAGGAAAGACAACATACAGAAGACTCAGAGAAGGGCGACAGTAACACCACCTAAACTACCTGAAGAGCCACCGCCACACATACCAGCCAAAG TGCCTGTTGCTGCAAAGAGACCTCAGAAGCCCAGAAGGTTAAAGACTCAACCAAGGAGATCTGCTGCT cCTCGAGTATCACTGGAGGATAGTCTGACATATGCAGAACTGGAACTGGTCAGACCAAGGTCGGAGCCCCCAGCCTCCTCCAGCCCTGACCCCACACCGTCCAGCCCGGACACTGTGTATGCTCAGATCCTCTTCCAAGAGAAACAGatataa
- the lrrc18a gene encoding leucine-rich repeat-containing protein 18 has translation MPKGKAAKGTKVTLKIAKKAVRMTPDGRRRLTLSNMGIIIFPKCIFKLTNVDELDLSRNQIQKLPDNIGNFSSLRWLDLHSNKLESVPESIGNLVGLTHLNLANNRLTSAGLPDTLGLLTSLKSLNLGMNQLDSLPTTMMALDSLQELGLFDNLFINLPEFLKVLCNLTKVNMKQNPLSYIQGDGEGMLDDKCDPEEGVYLVHESSLCRTCLKRCKDQGERLKRGGGKGGTRGGGGGDAFEEKRIRTYPGLIAPNSVATVSQDVWRIRKVEHGAADIIFTNYKTN, from the coding sequence ATGCCCAAAGGAAAGGCAGCCAAAGGGACAAAGGTGACCCTCAAGATTGCCAAAAAGGCAGTAAGGATGACCCCAGATGGACGGCGCAGACTCACCCTTAGCAACATGGGTATAATCATCTTTCCAAAGTGCATCTTCAAATTGACCAATGTGGACGAGTTGGACCTCAGCCGCAACCAGATACAGAAACTCCCAGATAACATAGGGAACTTCTCGTCACTCAGATGGCTGGATCTACACAGCAACAAGCTGGAGTCTGTGCCAGAGTCAATCGGAAATCTGGTGGGACTAACCCACCTCAACCTCGCTAATAATCGCCTGACCTCTGCTGGTTTGCCCGACACATTGGGTCTCCTCACCAGTCTGAAAAGTCTCAATCTGGGGATGAACCAGCTGGACTCCCTGCCTACCACCATGATGGCCCTAGACAGTCTCCAAGAGTTAGGACTGTTTGATAACCTCTTCATCAACCTACCAGAGTTTCTTAAAGTCTTGTGTAACCTCACTAAGGTTAACATGAAACAAAATCCTTTATCATATATTCAGGGTGATGGTGAGGGGATGTTGGACGATAAATGTGACCCAGAGGAAGGTGTGTACCTGGTCCATGAGAGCAGCCTGTGTAGGACATGTCTTAAAAGATGTAAAGATCAGGGGGAAAGACTTaaaagagggggaggaaaaggaggaactagagggggtggtggtggtgatgccTTTGAAGAGAAAAGGATAAGAACGTATCCAGGACTGATTGCTCCAAACTCAGTGGCTACAGTCAGTCAGGATGTGTGGAGAATAAGAAAGGTGGAACATGGAGCTGCTGACATCATctttacaaattacaaaacaaattag